A portion of the Ricinus communis isolate WT05 ecotype wild-type chromosome 10, ASM1957865v1, whole genome shotgun sequence genome contains these proteins:
- the LOC8277876 gene encoding psbP domain-containing protein 6, chloroplastic isoform X1, which produces MATASLSPFFSTSTSPKYPLKTSPPTTITAIVCKNRSNSTLRRQILKGIAVSPLILIKEAPISEAKEVEVGSYLPSSPSDPSFVLFKASPKDTPALRAGNVQPYQFILPPTWKQARVANILSGNYCQPKCAEPWVEVKFEDEKQGKVQVVASPLIRLTNKPNATIEEIGTPEKLIASLGPFVTGNSYDPDELLETSIEKLGDQTYYKYVLETPYALTGTHNLAKATAKGSTVVLFVASANDKQWQASEKTLKAIIDSFIV; this is translated from the exons ATGGCAACTGCTTCACTGTCTCCGTTCTTCTCAACGTCCACATCCCCAAAATATCCTCTCAAAACATCGCCACCGACAACAATTACTGCTATAGTGTGTAAAAATCGATCCAACTCAACTCTAAGGAGGCAAATTTTAAAAGGAATTGCAGTATCTCCTCTCATTTTGATAAAAGAAGCTCCCATTTCAGAAGCTAAAGAGGTCGAAGTTGGCTCTTACTTGCCGTCTTCCCCATCTGATCCTTCCTTTGTTCTCTTCAAAGCTTCTCCTAAAGACACCCCTGCTCTTCGCGCAG GAAATGTGCAGCCTTATCAGTTCATCCTTCCACCAACCTGGAAGCAAGCGCGTGTAGCAAATATATTATCTGGTAATTATTGCCAACCCAAGTGTGCAGAGCCTTGGGTTGAGGTAAAATTTGAGGATGAGAAGCAGGGAAAAGTCCAAGTTGTAGCTTCTCCTTTGATACGCTTGACCAATAAACCTAATGCAACGATTGAAGAGATTGGAACCCCTGAAAAGTTGATTGCTTCACTTGGCCCTTTTGTAACTGGAAACTCGTATGATCCGGATGAGCTCTTAGAAACATCGATTGAAAAGCTTGGAGACCAGACG TACTATAAATATGTGCTCGAGACACCATATGCTCTTACGGGTACTCACAATCTCGCAAAGGCAACAGCAAAGGGAAGCACAGTTGTGTTGTTTGTGGCCAGTGCTAATGATAAACAATGGCAAGCATCAGAGAAAACTCTAAAAGCCATTATTGACTCCTTTATAGTGTAA
- the LOC8277876 gene encoding psbP domain-containing protein 6, chloroplastic isoform X2 encodes MATASLSPFFSTSTSPKYPLKTSPPTTITAIVCKNRSNSTLRRQILKGIAVSPLILIKEAPISEAKEVEVGSYLPSSPSDPSFVLFKASPKDTPALRAGNVQPYQFILPPTWKQARVANILSGNYCQPKCAEPWVEVKFEDEKQGKVQVVASPLIRLTNKPNATIEEIGTPEKLIASLGPFVTGNSYDPDELLETSIEKLGDQTVQFLLFLVL; translated from the exons ATGGCAACTGCTTCACTGTCTCCGTTCTTCTCAACGTCCACATCCCCAAAATATCCTCTCAAAACATCGCCACCGACAACAATTACTGCTATAGTGTGTAAAAATCGATCCAACTCAACTCTAAGGAGGCAAATTTTAAAAGGAATTGCAGTATCTCCTCTCATTTTGATAAAAGAAGCTCCCATTTCAGAAGCTAAAGAGGTCGAAGTTGGCTCTTACTTGCCGTCTTCCCCATCTGATCCTTCCTTTGTTCTCTTCAAAGCTTCTCCTAAAGACACCCCTGCTCTTCGCGCAG GAAATGTGCAGCCTTATCAGTTCATCCTTCCACCAACCTGGAAGCAAGCGCGTGTAGCAAATATATTATCTGGTAATTATTGCCAACCCAAGTGTGCAGAGCCTTGGGTTGAGGTAAAATTTGAGGATGAGAAGCAGGGAAAAGTCCAAGTTGTAGCTTCTCCTTTGATACGCTTGACCAATAAACCTAATGCAACGATTGAAGAGATTGGAACCCCTGAAAAGTTGATTGCTTCACTTGGCCCTTTTGTAACTGGAAACTCGTATGATCCGGATGAGCTCTTAGAAACATCGATTGAAAAGCTTGGAGACCAGACGGTACAATTCCTGTTATTTCTTG TACTATAA